The region TCATTGCCTCGACTGCCAGACGTGGACCGGGAGCGCCTTCAGCCAGCAGACCTTTCTGCCTGAAGATTCGCTTGCTGTCACCGGGCCCGTGAGCGTGTACGAACTCACAACCCCGAGCGGCAGGGTTTCCCGGCAACGTGTGTGCGGTATCTGCCACACCCGCATCTTCAACACCAACAGCGCTCGCCCGGGAGTCGTCGTGGTTCGTGCCGGCACACTGGACCGAAGCGATCATCTGGAGGTCGTGGCCCACATCTGGGTCAAGCGCAAGCAACCCTGGCTCGATTTGCCCCGGGACGTACCCGCGTGGCCGGAGGGAGCGCCGGTCGAGCAACTGTCGCAGGCCTTGGCACGCGGTCGCACGGATGCGTAGCCCTTCGCTCGAATGGGCCTGCGGCGGCGACCGCTCATGTCCGGAGTGC is a window of Caenimonas aquaedulcis DNA encoding:
- a CDS encoding GFA family protein — encoded protein: MSTIAGGCRCGAVRYTLALDALPTTYACHCLDCQTWTGSAFSQQTFLPEDSLAVTGPVSVYELTTPSGRVSRQRVCGICHTRIFNTNSARPGVVVVRAGTLDRSDHLEVVAHIWVKRKQPWLDLPRDVPAWPEGAPVEQLSQALARGRTDA